The Nitrospira sp. genome window below encodes:
- a CDS encoding sigma-70 family RNA polymerase sigma factor gives MRSLDHYRKPGRQREIPAGLSSELEVFNEVSKNSEAVRRDEGRESRSELAGCIRPMIERLSPDYRNAITLVEIDGLTQQAAAKQMGVSLSGMKSRVQRGRKQLKQMFEDCYVIEFDRRRGVADYHSRSTRESFCAKDGRCGETSES, from the coding sequence ATGCGATCATTAGATCATTACCGAAAGCCTGGAAGACAACGGGAGATCCCTGCTGGATTGAGTTCAGAACTTGAAGTCTTCAATGAAGTATCAAAGAACTCAGAGGCTGTTCGTCGAGATGAGGGTAGGGAGTCACGATCGGAACTTGCTGGGTGCATTCGTCCCATGATTGAGCGGCTCTCACCAGACTATCGAAACGCCATCACACTCGTCGAGATCGATGGGCTGACGCAACAGGCTGCTGCTAAACAGATGGGTGTTTCGTTATCCGGCATGAAATCTCGTGTCCAGCGAGGGCGCAAGCAACTTAAACAGATGTTTGAAGACTGTTATGTGATTGAGTTCGACCGGAGGCGTGGGGTCGCCGATTACCATTCACGCAGCACGAGGGAGAGTTTCTGTGCCAAAGATGGGCGGTGCGGTGAGACAAGTGAGTCTTGA
- a CDS encoding TIGR03862 family flavoprotein: MVTVAIVGGGPTGLMAAEAAVVGGVEVALYDAMPSVGRKFLLAGKGGLNLTHSEPMEQLLSRYGTRRPDIEPAIQSFPPEAIRAWAHSLNIETFVGSSGRVFPTDLKAAPLLRAWLRRLRTDGVQFHVRHRWVGWDQDGRLLFTTPGGLVHVGAHAVVLALGGGSWPQLGSDADWVRILNERSVSIAPLKPANCGFDVRWSEYFRTTFSGHPVKTVQLTTKALDGTVVRQMGEFVITANGVEGGVIYMLSASLRDAIAAEGAATLWIDLAPDRSLKRLSQDLSRPRGKRTLATHLKRCAGIAGVKAGLLREAVPKEVFFDPVRLATILKALPVTLRSPRPLEEAISTAGGVSFEGVNTRLMLRSRPGVFCAGEMLDWEAPTGGYLLTGCLATGRLAGTAAAEWGMRK, encoded by the coding sequence ATGGTAACGGTGGCAATTGTTGGTGGTGGTCCCACTGGATTGATGGCCGCAGAGGCGGCTGTCGTTGGCGGTGTGGAAGTGGCGCTCTATGACGCCATGCCCTCAGTCGGAAGAAAGTTTCTCCTTGCAGGGAAAGGCGGCTTGAATCTGACCCATTCAGAACCAATGGAGCAGCTCCTCTCACGGTATGGCACTCGACGCCCTGACATCGAACCTGCGATCCAATCGTTTCCTCCTGAAGCTATCCGGGCGTGGGCGCACAGCCTCAACATTGAGACATTTGTCGGTAGTTCCGGACGAGTCTTTCCAACGGATCTCAAAGCAGCACCGCTTCTGCGCGCTTGGCTGCGACGATTACGAACGGATGGTGTGCAGTTCCATGTCAGGCATCGCTGGGTTGGGTGGGATCAAGATGGGCGGCTTCTCTTCACGACTCCAGGAGGGCTGGTTCATGTGGGCGCTCATGCTGTAGTGCTTGCGTTGGGCGGCGGCAGTTGGCCACAGTTGGGATCTGATGCAGACTGGGTTCGGATTCTTAATGAACGATCCGTATCCATTGCCCCACTGAAGCCGGCCAATTGTGGGTTCGATGTGCGGTGGAGCGAGTACTTCCGCACGACATTTTCGGGACATCCTGTGAAAACGGTGCAACTCACGACGAAGGCTCTCGATGGAACTGTCGTTCGTCAGATGGGCGAGTTTGTGATTACGGCGAACGGAGTGGAGGGGGGCGTCATCTATATGCTCTCAGCCTCTCTGCGTGATGCGATTGCAGCGGAAGGGGCAGCCACATTGTGGATAGACCTTGCTCCGGATCGATCATTGAAGCGACTTTCGCAAGACCTTTCAAGGCCGCGCGGCAAGCGGACTCTTGCAACGCATCTCAAACGGTGCGCTGGAATCGCGGGAGTTAAAGCAGGTCTTCTACGCGAGGCGGTACCCAAAGAAGTCTTTTTCGATCCGGTTCGCTTGGCTACCATACTCAAAGCTCTGCCGGTGACTCTCAGGAGTCCTCGTCCACTTGAAGAAGCAATCAGCACGGCCGGCGGCGTCTCCTTCGAAGGTGTGAACACACGATTGATGCTGCGTTCGCGTCCAGGCGTATTCTGCGCCGGAGAAATGCTGGATTGGGAGGCGCCGACCGGTGGGTATCTCCTCACGGGCTGTTTGGCAACCGGACGTCTTGCCGGAACGGCAGCCGCTGAGTGGGGCATGCGCAAGTAG
- a CDS encoding VOC family protein, with product MRPHISLDVRDVAKSVAFYEKVFGVPPQKQVADYAKFDLKAPALNFSLVSSSGEISAVDHLGIEVETIQEIADWKGRLQHEGILERVEDNVACCFARQDKLWFTDPDGNAWEIFTVHEQMEVTGGLSQTGCCVPKKAGSHEPAACGA from the coding sequence ATGCGTCCCCATATTTCGCTGGATGTTCGTGATGTCGCCAAGTCGGTGGCGTTCTATGAAAAAGTGTTTGGCGTGCCGCCACAAAAACAGGTGGCCGACTATGCCAAGTTCGATCTGAAGGCCCCAGCGCTGAACTTTTCGCTGGTGTCTTCCAGTGGTGAAATAAGTGCCGTTGATCACTTGGGCATCGAGGTTGAGACGATTCAGGAAATTGCCGACTGGAAAGGTCGGTTGCAACATGAAGGGATACTTGAGAGAGTCGAAGACAACGTCGCGTGTTGTTTTGCCAGACAGGATAAACTCTGGTTTACCGATCCGGACGGTAATGCCTGGGAGATCTTTACCGTCCATGAGCAGATGGAAGTCACTGGAGGACTCAGTCAAACAGGCTGCTGCGTGCCGAAGAAGGCCGGCTCCCATGAGCCAGCTGCTTGCGGAGCTTGA
- a CDS encoding peroxidase, giving the protein MRIRATCYAVLGIVGLLSSNVQDVFAAEDLGKRNNLRVTKPTRPQNPDDSFSRMFPGLLPYAPPTNEARELAQKVGVPGGVCDAQDLLTDPIQSILNPAVHSPNNPDNPNMTAGMTFFGQFLDHDMTLALKAPINEPTDPRRTTNFRSAELDLDSLYGEGPDKSPELYDSSSGDIKFKVEEIPGSETVSRGGKVRFDLPRDGNNNAIIGDGRNDENIIISQFHLAMLMFHNAVVDHLRADPTKANLSAKQIFTEAQREVRWHYQWIIVNEFLPLTIGQNRVNEIMRRGPRFYNLGDRSRDREFRSRRQDPLIPVEFAVAAYRFGHSQVRPSYRMNFGAAPGSEFFAFIFDDSADPNNPDPNDMRGGKRAARRFVDWQTFFKLDSANFRPNKRIDGKISTPLFLLPGQKGPAAGLPTDGPQSLASRNLMRHVNFGIPSGQAIARVMGVRVLTPEQLSEFADFNMANNTPLWLYILKEAEVLEQGLRLGPVGSRIVGEVFIGLLKADRDSYLSTNRNWKPTLPSAKSGDFEIADLLRFAGVVHPVE; this is encoded by the coding sequence ATGCGCATTCGAGCGACCTGTTATGCCGTCCTTGGTATTGTTGGGCTACTGTCCAGCAATGTTCAAGACGTGTTCGCTGCTGAGGATTTAGGAAAAAGAAACAACTTACGCGTAACAAAACCCACACGTCCTCAAAATCCTGACGATTCGTTTAGCCGAATGTTCCCAGGCTTGTTACCGTACGCACCTCCGACGAATGAGGCAAGAGAACTGGCACAAAAAGTGGGTGTCCCAGGTGGCGTGTGCGACGCGCAAGATCTTCTCACGGATCCGATCCAGTCGATCCTCAACCCCGCCGTCCACAGTCCGAACAATCCCGACAATCCAAACATGACCGCGGGGATGACCTTCTTCGGGCAGTTCCTCGATCATGATATGACCCTTGCGTTGAAAGCTCCGATCAACGAACCCACCGACCCGAGGCGAACCACCAATTTTCGGAGTGCCGAGTTAGACTTGGATAGCCTCTATGGCGAGGGTCCCGATAAATCACCGGAACTCTACGATAGCAGTTCCGGTGACATTAAATTCAAGGTGGAGGAAATTCCTGGGTCGGAGACCGTATCCCGAGGAGGCAAAGTTCGCTTTGATCTTCCGCGTGATGGGAACAACAACGCCATCATCGGAGACGGCCGGAATGATGAAAATATCATCATCAGTCAATTCCATCTGGCGATGCTGATGTTTCACAATGCGGTCGTCGACCATTTGCGAGCGGATCCGACCAAGGCCAATCTCTCAGCCAAGCAGATCTTTACTGAAGCTCAGCGCGAGGTCCGCTGGCACTATCAATGGATCATCGTGAATGAATTCTTGCCGCTTACGATCGGACAAAATCGAGTGAACGAGATCATGCGTCGAGGTCCCCGATTCTATAATCTGGGCGACCGTTCACGAGACCGAGAGTTTCGTTCGCGCCGCCAAGACCCATTGATCCCAGTAGAATTCGCCGTCGCCGCTTACCGGTTCGGGCACTCCCAGGTCCGGCCCAGTTATCGAATGAACTTCGGAGCAGCGCCCGGCAGCGAGTTCTTTGCCTTCATCTTCGATGACTCAGCAGATCCCAACAATCCCGACCCCAACGACATGCGTGGCGGCAAGAGGGCGGCTCGTCGATTCGTCGATTGGCAGACCTTCTTCAAGCTGGACAGTGCGAACTTCCGTCCCAACAAGCGGATCGACGGCAAGATCTCGACTCCTCTGTTTCTCCTGCCTGGACAAAAAGGACCAGCTGCGGGTCTCCCCACCGATGGACCCCAGTCCCTGGCATCCCGAAATCTCATGCGTCACGTGAACTTTGGGATCCCTTCAGGACAAGCCATTGCACGTGTGATGGGAGTTCGGGTTCTGACTCCAGAGCAACTCTCAGAATTTGCGGACTTCAACATGGCGAACAACACCCCACTCTGGCTCTATATCCTGAAAGAGGCCGAAGTCCTTGAACAGGGTTTGCGCTTGGGACCAGTAGGAAGTCGAATTGTCGGCGAAGTCTTTATTGGACTTCTGAAAGCCGATCGAGACTCCTACCTGTCTACAAACAGAAACTGGAAACCGACTCTACCGTCTGCGAAATCCGGAGACTTTGAGATCGCCGATCTCCTGAGGTTCGCCGGAGTCGTTCATCCGGTGGAGTAA